TTCCGCGTACATCGAGCACCACGGCTGGCCGGAGGCGGTACGGGCCGCGCGCGAGGCGCACATACGGCTCGCGGTCAACGACGGCGAGGACCCGGACACGCCTCCGCGCACGCTGGAAGTGCTGCGCATCATGACGCGCTCCGCCTGACGGCTCCCGGCGACGCGGTCCGTCTGACGGACACGGCGCCGTCGGCACCCTTGGGGTGTGGCAGGCTACGAGGATGACCGATCAGTACGTCCTGACGCTCTCGTGCCCCGACAAAAAGGGCATCGTGCACGCCGTCTCCAGCTACCTCTTCATCACCGGCTGCAACATCGAGGACAGTCGGCAGTTCGGAGACCGGGACACGGGTCTGTTCTTCATGCGGGTCCACTTCGCCGCCGAGGCTCCGGTGACGGTGGAGAAGCTGCGAGCCAGCTTCGCCGCCGTGGGGGACTCGTTCCAGATGGACTGGGAGATCCACCGCGCTGACGAGCGCATGCGGGTGGTGCTGATGGTCAGCAAATTCGGGCACTGCCTGAATGATCTGCTCTTCCGGTCCAGGATCGGTGCGCTGCCGGTCGACATCGCGGCCGTGGTGTCCAACCACACCGATTTCGCCGAGCTCGTGGCCTCGTACGACATCCCGTTCCGCCACATCCCGGTGACCAGGGAGACCAAGGCGGCGGCGGAGGCCGAGCTGCTGGAGCTGGTGCGGTCCGAGAGCGTGGAGCTGGTCGTGCTCGCCCGCTATATGCAGGTGCTGTCCGACGACCTGTGCAAGCAGCTCAGCGGCCGGATCATCAACATCCACCACTCCTTCCTTCCGAGCTTCAAGGGCGCCAAGCCGTACCACCAGGCGCATGAGCGGGGCGTCAAGCTGATCGGGGCGACCGCGCACTACGTGACGGCGGATCTGGACGAGGGCCCGATCATCGAGCAGGAAGTCGAACGGGTCGGCCACGAGGTGACTCCGGAGCAGCTGGTGGCCGTCGGGCGCGATGTGGAGTGCCAGGCGCTGGCGCGCGCGGTGAAGTGGCACGCCGAACACCGCATCCTGCTCAACGGCCGCCGCACGGTGGTCTTCGCTTGAGGGCCTTTCGTTCGGATCACGCCTGATCAGAACGAAAGGCCCTGGCCCGTCTCACAGCCGGGACAGCGACGCCGCTGCGAACAGCACGTCCTGGATCGCCTCGCGGTCCCCGTCCTGGCCCACCGCGACCTCCGCGGGCGGTACATGCCCCGCCACGAGCTGGCAGAACTCGACGGCGTCCAAGGCGATCTGGGCCACGGACTGCTCCGGGTCGCCGATCGCGCCCGGGGAGTCCAGCGGGATGTGCCAGTGGCCGCCGCCCGCGCCCTCGACCTCCAGATGCAGGGAGCGGCCCGGAGAGCCCGCCGTGACCAGGCGGCGGGCGGGCCCGGCGAGCCCCGCGCGGCGCCTGGCGGCGAGCGCGGCCGGGAGCTGGCGTACGGCAAGTTCGATCATGTGGTGCAGATGTGGGCCGCTCGGCGGGGCGTACGGGTAATGGACCGCCTGGGCGATGTCGTCGGCGTGCACCCAGCACTCGAACGCGCGGTCGAGCAGTGCGTCGCGTAGTGGAAGCGTGAAGTCCCCGTACGGTACCGACAGCTCCGCGACCCCCCGCCCCGCGAACGACACCGTACGCACCAGGGTGTGGGCCTGATCACGCCAGGACGCGCGGACCTCCCGGGCGGCCGGGATCTGCGCGGAGTGCCAGAACCGATCAGTGCGTTCCGCGGGGGAGTGGGGGATGTGTGCCGAGTGCGGATCCGGCGGTGCCCCGCTCGTCGTGTACGGAGCCACCGGGTCGTCGAGACCGAGCGCCGACGCCACCAACCCGTCCACGGACAGCAGGTGGCCGATCACCCCGGCGACGGTGGTCCCGCGGCTCACCGGCTCGAGGCCGTCGAACCACTTCAACCGCAGGGGTGTGTCCCAGTCCGCGTCGCCGAAGTCGCGCAGCAGCGCGTCGAGACGCGCGGTCTCCGCGTCGTACGGGGCCGCCCAGGTGGGCACCGGGATCCGCGCGGCACGGCGGCCCAGGCAGTTCTCCAGCACGCGGGAGCGCAGCAGCGGATCGAGGTCCAGCTCGACGTCGTTGTGCAGCAGCCCGACCGCGTCGCGCAGCCGCAGTGCCTCGTCCGCGCAGGGCGCGCACTCCGTGAGGTGCGCGTCGACCGCGGCGCTCTCCTCGGCGGAGCAGGCCGCCAGTGCCCAGGCGCCGAGCAGGGACTTCAGCACGTTGTGCGGCAGTTGGGGCACGGTCACGGAAGTGACCGGACTCACCGGTGGCGGCAGGACGGGTGGCGGATCGAGGTCGTCCCCCGCCGCCCGCGGACCAGGGATGCGCGGCACGGCGCCCGGTCCGTCATCGGACCCGCCGGGGCCTCGGCCGCCGCCGAGCGGGCCGGTCACCGGGTACGTCCGCGACCGGGCTGTGGGCCGGGGGGCGACGAGCCGCCGGGGAGCGGGCGGGTGTGCGCCGTGGACAGCAGTTGCAGCCCCAGCCTCAACCTCCGGCGTGCCTCGTCCGCCGAGATGTCGAGGTCCGAAGCGGCCTGCCGGTAGTCGCGCCGCTCGCGGTAGGCCAGCTGGAGCGCGGCTCGCAGGGAGGAGGGCATCGACGTCACGATGTAGTCGGCCCGTGCGGCGACCGACGCGCGGCGCACCCTTTCCTCCAGGTCTTCCAACTCGTCGGCTGAGCCGCCGCCGTTGCCGGCATGGGCCGCGGCCTCCTGTTGCCGCAGCCGGTGCACGGCCTGCTTGTGGGTGAGCCTGGCCACCCAGGAGCGCATGGAGCCCTGCTTGGGGTCGTAGGCGTCCGGGTTCTCCCAGACATAGCCGAAGACCTCGCGGGTGATCTGGTCCGCCGCCTCGTTGTCGTCCAGCACCCGGTGGGCCAGGTTGTGCACGAGCGAGGCGAACCGGTCGTACAGCTCGCCGAGCGCGGCTGCCTCGCCGCGTGCCAGCCGCTGCTGCATCTTGCGGTCCCAGCGGGGTGGTGTGTCTTTGGCCATCCGGCGCCCCAACCTCCGCCCGTTATGGACTAATCAGGCATTCCGGGATATTCCAGAATGCTACTCGCCAGTCGTCCTCGCTGCTTCGAATGTAGTGGGCCGCATCACGGCACCACGCGTCTTTGCGGCAAGTCCGCCCCCGCGGGTTTGGCCCCGTGGCGGCTGGGAAGCGGCGTCTGGAAGGCGAACCTCCGGATCGCGGGATGTGTGATGATCGAGGTCGAAGTCGAGGAATTCCAGGGAATCGCACACGGTCCGTGGACCGTGCTGCGCATGCAGGGTGAGCTCGACCTGGTCAGTTCACCCGTGGTCCGCCGCCATGTGCACGAGGCGGTGGCCCGGGGCCGCCGTGATGTGGTGCTCGATCTGTCCGGTGTGGTGTTCTGTGACTCCAGCGGGGTCGGCGTGCTGATCGCGGCTCGCCGCCTCCTGCGCTCCTGCCGTGGCCGACTGCGTCTCATCCTCCCCGCCGGGGGCGCGGAAAACGCCGCCGGGGTCCAGGGCGCGCATGTGAACAGAGTGCTCGCGGCGCTCGGTGTGCGTCGGCTCTTCGAGGTGTACGAGAGTGCCCTGGCGGCTGTGGACGACGAGGCGGAACCGCTCTCGGCCTAAGCGGGGAGGCGGGTGTCGGGGCCGCCCCGATTGTCGTCGTATCGTCTCAGCATCGCCGCAGGTCGGTGGAAGATGAGCGCGACCGGCCCGGAACGTCGTAGTCTCCCCGCATGGACAGCGCAGAATACGAGCGGAAGGTCGCCCACCGGTTCGCCGAGTTCGACCAGGACGGCAACGGCTACATCGACAGGGCGGACTTCAACCAGGCGGCCAAGGCGATCCTCGCCGAGTTCGGCACGACGGCACGCTCGGAGAAGGGGCAGGCCCTCTACTCGGGCGCCGAGGCGTTCTGGCAGGGCATGGCGGGCATCGCCGACGTGGACGGTGACCAGCGGGTCACCCGTGAGGAGTTCATCACCGGCGCGGTGAAGCGGCTCCGCGACAACCCGCACCGCTTCGCCGAGATCGCGCGGCCCTTCCTCCACGCCCTGATCGGCATCGCCGACCAGGACGGCACGGGGGTCACCCTGGACAGCGCCGAGCGGGTGCTCCGCGTCCTGGGTGTCGACCAGGAGCGGTGCGCCCTGGTGGCCGCGGCACTGGACGCGGACGGCGACGGCAGGATCAGCGAGGATCAGATCCTGGAGGCGTTCGCCGCCTATTACGTCACGCCCGAGCCGTAGACAGCGGCACGCGGCGGCCGATGATCCGAGCGGCCTGCGAAGCCCCGCCGTCTCGACGGGGCTTCAGGCGCACGAGCGGTGTTCAGCCGCCGCCGTACAGACGAAACGCGGCGTCCCCCGTGTCCCCGCCGAAGCGTTCGCGGAGCTTGTACTTGAG
This DNA window, taken from Streptomyces sp. SCSIO 30461, encodes the following:
- the purU gene encoding formyltetrahydrofolate deformylase is translated as MTDQYVLTLSCPDKKGIVHAVSSYLFITGCNIEDSRQFGDRDTGLFFMRVHFAAEAPVTVEKLRASFAAVGDSFQMDWEIHRADERMRVVLMVSKFGHCLNDLLFRSRIGALPVDIAAVVSNHTDFAELVASYDIPFRHIPVTRETKAAAEAELLELVRSESVELVVLARYMQVLSDDLCKQLSGRIINIHHSFLPSFKGAKPYHQAHERGVKLIGATAHYVTADLDEGPIIEQEVERVGHEVTPEQLVAVGRDVECQALARAVKWHAEHRILLNGRRTVVFA
- a CDS encoding maleylpyruvate isomerase N-terminal domain-containing protein; protein product: MTGPLGGGRGPGGSDDGPGAVPRIPGPRAAGDDLDPPPVLPPPVSPVTSVTVPQLPHNVLKSLLGAWALAACSAEESAAVDAHLTECAPCADEALRLRDAVGLLHNDVELDLDPLLRSRVLENCLGRRAARIPVPTWAAPYDAETARLDALLRDFGDADWDTPLRLKWFDGLEPVSRGTTVAGVIGHLLSVDGLVASALGLDDPVAPYTTSGAPPDPHSAHIPHSPAERTDRFWHSAQIPAAREVRASWRDQAHTLVRTVSFAGRGVAELSVPYGDFTLPLRDALLDRAFECWVHADDIAQAVHYPYAPPSGPHLHHMIELAVRQLPAALAARRRAGLAGPARRLVTAGSPGRSLHLEVEGAGGGHWHIPLDSPGAIGDPEQSVAQIALDAVEFCQLVAGHVPPAEVAVGQDGDREAIQDVLFAAASLSRL
- a CDS encoding sigma-70 family RNA polymerase sigma factor, producing the protein MAKDTPPRWDRKMQQRLARGEAAALGELYDRFASLVHNLAHRVLDDNEAADQITREVFGYVWENPDAYDPKQGSMRSWVARLTHKQAVHRLRQQEAAAHAGNGGGSADELEDLEERVRRASVAARADYIVTSMPSSLRAALQLAYRERRDYRQAASDLDISADEARRRLRLGLQLLSTAHTRPLPGGSSPPGPQPGRGRTR
- a CDS encoding STAS domain-containing protein; this encodes MIEVEVEEFQGIAHGPWTVLRMQGELDLVSSPVVRRHVHEAVARGRRDVVLDLSGVVFCDSSGVGVLIAARRLLRSCRGRLRLILPAGGAENAAGVQGAHVNRVLAALGVRRLFEVYESALAAVDDEAEPLSA
- a CDS encoding EF-hand domain-containing protein, whose amino-acid sequence is MDSAEYERKVAHRFAEFDQDGNGYIDRADFNQAAKAILAEFGTTARSEKGQALYSGAEAFWQGMAGIADVDGDQRVTREEFITGAVKRLRDNPHRFAEIARPFLHALIGIADQDGTGVTLDSAERVLRVLGVDQERCALVAAALDADGDGRISEDQILEAFAAYYVTPEP